Proteins from one Nakamurella multipartita DSM 44233 genomic window:
- the folE gene encoding GTP cyclohydrolase I FolE: MRVVHPTAPVDLAAAERAAAAFLAALGVDVATENRRDTPGRMARAYAEMFTPRPFDLTTFPNDDGYDEMVLARAIPVQSVCEHHLLPFVGVAHVGYLPGDRILGLSKLARVVELFARQPQVQERLTQQVADWLQTTLEPRGVGVVIEAEHLCMTMRGVHADGVTTVTSAVQGHLRQDAAARAEFFALALPRPTNRRRP; the protein is encoded by the coding sequence CTGCGGGTGGTCCACCCGACGGCACCGGTCGATCTGGCCGCCGCGGAACGCGCCGCGGCCGCCTTCCTGGCCGCGCTCGGCGTGGACGTGGCCACCGAGAATCGACGGGACACCCCGGGCCGGATGGCCCGGGCCTACGCAGAGATGTTCACCCCCCGGCCCTTCGACCTGACCACCTTCCCCAACGACGACGGCTACGACGAGATGGTGCTCGCCCGGGCCATTCCGGTGCAGTCGGTGTGCGAGCACCATCTGTTGCCGTTCGTCGGGGTCGCCCACGTCGGGTACCTGCCCGGAGACCGGATCCTCGGGTTGTCGAAGCTGGCCCGGGTGGTGGAGTTGTTCGCCCGGCAGCCCCAGGTGCAGGAGCGGCTGACCCAGCAGGTCGCCGACTGGCTGCAGACCACCCTGGAGCCCCGAGGCGTGGGCGTGGTCATCGAGGCCGAGCACCTGTGCATGACGATGCGTGGTGTCCACGCCGACGGGGTCACCACCGTCACCTCGGCCGTGCAGGGGCACCTGCGGCAGGACGCCGCCGCCCGCGCCGAGTTCTTCGCCCTCGCCCTGCCGCGGCCGACGAACCGGCGTCGGCCATGA
- a CDS encoding NAD(P)/FAD-dependent oxidoreductase, protein MPDDPFVIVGAGLAGATAAQTLREEGFTGRVVLIGEETDPPYERPPLSKDYLMGRADRDATFVHPRHWYADQGIDLRTGVAVSGIDPAGHEVTLADGSQLGYRKLLLTTGSSPRRLDIPGAVSGRGRYLRRLDDSDRIKVMFRTASRVAIIGGGWIGLETAAAARAAGIEVTVLEAGGLPLLRVLGVQVAQILTDLHRRNGVHLRCGVQTAEITGEGDHATGVQLTDGSHIPADDVIIGAGITPNTHLAEQAGLKIDNGIWVDEHLHTSHDDVYAAGDVANAYHPLLRRHLRVEHWANALHQSPVAARSMLGQDAAYDRLPYFFTDQYDLSMEYTGYTQPGGYDQVVLRGEVGSGEFIAFWLQRGRLLAGMNVNTWDVTDTIAALIKTGETIDVGRLTDPRTPLEALLES, encoded by the coding sequence ATGCCTGATGACCCGTTCGTCATCGTCGGAGCCGGTCTGGCCGGGGCCACCGCCGCGCAGACGCTGCGCGAGGAGGGCTTCACCGGCCGGGTGGTGTTGATCGGGGAGGAAACCGACCCCCCGTATGAGCGGCCGCCGCTGTCCAAGGACTATCTGATGGGCCGGGCCGACCGGGACGCCACGTTCGTGCATCCCCGGCACTGGTATGCCGACCAGGGCATCGATTTGCGCACCGGCGTCGCGGTCAGCGGGATCGACCCGGCCGGGCACGAGGTGACCCTCGCCGACGGAAGTCAACTCGGCTACCGAAAGTTGCTGCTGACCACCGGGTCCTCGCCGCGGCGACTCGACATACCCGGCGCCGTTTCGGGCCGCGGACGGTACCTGCGGCGACTCGATGACAGCGATCGGATCAAGGTGATGTTCCGCACCGCCTCCCGCGTCGCGATCATCGGCGGCGGTTGGATCGGCCTGGAAACCGCGGCTGCGGCCCGGGCCGCGGGGATCGAGGTCACCGTCCTGGAAGCAGGGGGGCTGCCGCTGCTGCGGGTGCTGGGCGTCCAGGTCGCGCAGATCCTCACCGACCTGCACCGTCGGAACGGGGTACACCTGCGGTGTGGTGTGCAGACCGCCGAGATCACCGGCGAGGGCGACCACGCGACCGGCGTACAACTGACCGACGGCAGTCACATCCCCGCGGACGACGTCATCATCGGAGCCGGCATCACCCCCAACACGCACCTGGCCGAGCAGGCCGGATTGAAGATCGACAACGGCATCTGGGTCGATGAGCACCTGCACACTTCCCACGACGATGTTTATGCCGCAGGGGATGTCGCGAACGCTTACCACCCGCTGCTGCGCCGTCACCTGCGGGTGGAGCACTGGGCCAACGCCCTGCACCAGAGCCCGGTCGCCGCCCGATCGATGCTCGGCCAGGACGCCGCGTACGACCGGTTGCCGTACTTCTTCACCGACCAGTACGACCTGAGCATGGAATACACCGGATACACCCAACCCGGCGGCTACGACCAGGTCGTCCTCCGTGGCGAGGTCGGCAGCGGCGAGTTCATCGCATTCTGGCTTCAGCGCGGCCGGCTACTGGCCGGAATGAATGTCAACACCTGGGACGTCACCGATACCATCGCGGCGCTGATCAAGACCGGCGAGACGATCGACGTCGGCCGACTCACCGATCCCCGGACCCCGTTGGAGGCCCTCCTCGAGTCCTGA
- the tal gene encoding transaldolase: MTDPLQALTAAGVSIWLDDLSRDRLTSGSLATLVRDRYVVGVTTNPTIFTAAITRSDAYTPQIRDLAVRGVDVTEALRVLTATDVRAACDVLRPVFDTTDGVDGRVSIEVDPRLADDTEATISAAQALWRLVGRPNLYIKIPATKPSIPAIAACLAQGISVNVTLIFSLTRYDEVLQAFLDGLLAAHRAGHDVSRIGSVASFFVSRVDTEIDRRLHQIGTREAAALRGAAGIANARIAYAHYERMLASPQWLALAALGAHPQRPLWASTSVKDPAYPDTRYVVDLVAPGVVNTMPEGTLQAVADHGVIPEDSIRGYYAGAQRVLVRLAAVGVDYRDVVQTLEDQAVTAFTASWDRLSHQVAAALHDPVPAFGRTVPHA, from the coding sequence ATGACCGATCCACTGCAGGCCCTGACCGCGGCCGGAGTGTCGATCTGGCTGGACGACCTGAGTCGGGACCGGCTCACCTCGGGCAGCCTGGCGACCCTGGTCCGGGACCGGTACGTCGTCGGGGTCACCACGAACCCCACCATCTTCACCGCGGCGATCACCCGCAGCGACGCCTACACCCCCCAGATCCGTGACCTGGCCGTCCGCGGCGTCGACGTCACCGAGGCACTGCGCGTGCTCACCGCCACCGATGTGCGAGCCGCCTGCGACGTCCTGCGGCCGGTGTTCGACACCACCGACGGCGTCGACGGGCGGGTCTCGATCGAGGTCGACCCCCGGCTCGCCGACGACACCGAGGCCACCATCTCGGCGGCGCAGGCGTTGTGGCGGCTGGTCGGCCGGCCCAACCTGTACATCAAGATCCCGGCCACCAAGCCGAGCATCCCCGCGATCGCCGCCTGCCTGGCCCAGGGGATCAGCGTGAACGTCACCCTGATCTTCTCCCTGACCCGCTACGACGAGGTTCTGCAGGCGTTCCTCGACGGCCTGCTGGCCGCGCATCGGGCCGGCCACGACGTCTCCAGAATCGGGTCGGTGGCCTCGTTCTTCGTCAGCCGCGTCGACACCGAGATCGACCGGCGCCTGCACCAGATCGGAACCCGGGAAGCCGCCGCGCTCCGCGGCGCCGCAGGGATCGCGAACGCCCGGATCGCCTACGCCCACTACGAGCGGATGCTCGCCTCGCCGCAGTGGCTGGCCCTGGCCGCCCTCGGCGCCCACCCGCAACGTCCGCTGTGGGCCTCGACCTCGGTGAAGGACCCCGCCTACCCCGACACCCGCTACGTCGTCGATCTTGTCGCACCCGGCGTGGTGAACACCATGCCGGAGGGCACTTTGCAGGCGGTCGCCGACCACGGCGTGATTCCCGAGGATTCGATCCGCGGCTACTACGCCGGTGCCCAGCGGGTGCTGGTCCGGCTGGCCGCCGTGGGCGTCGACTACCGGGACGTCGTGCAAACCCTGGAAGACCAGGCCGTCACGGCGTTCACGGCCAGCTGGGACCGGCTGAGTCACCAGGTGGCCGCCGCCCTGCACGACCCGGTCCCCGCCTTCGGAAGGACCGTGCCTCATGCCTGA
- a CDS encoding Acg family FMN-binding oxidoreductase, translating to MRTALGLSESATRRVVAAAGQAPSLFNTQPWRFRLAPDRIEIHPDRGRRLIAHDPDDRELRIACGAALFNLRLALHAHGVTPVVTIQPGETPDALAVIRPGPVTVQSRDDAALYAMIERRRTNRQPFLDAPMPEAYRRVLTYAAAVEGADFRTMVTPAERFELRCLVAAADQRQRDDVVCRAELEAWAGDRHGHPDGVPLAAAGPRPESHDLWAYRDLGNGYAHVRPPDGDFEAEPFVVVLSTWMDGPACQVEAGQALQRVLLTATALGLSASFLSQPIEVAEQRRRLRRLLGDGRYPQAVLRLGFGAPVAKTPRRDATDLLLPEPVGAAP from the coding sequence ATGAGGACGGCGTTGGGATTGTCGGAATCGGCGACGCGGCGGGTGGTGGCGGCGGCGGGCCAGGCACCGTCGCTGTTCAACACCCAGCCGTGGCGGTTCCGGCTCGCCCCCGACCGCATCGAGATCCACCCCGACCGGGGTCGCCGGCTGATCGCCCACGACCCCGACGACCGGGAACTACGGATCGCCTGCGGCGCCGCGCTGTTCAACCTCCGGTTGGCCCTGCACGCGCACGGCGTGACCCCGGTGGTGACCATCCAACCCGGCGAGACCCCGGACGCCCTGGCCGTCATCCGGCCCGGCCCGGTGACCGTGCAATCCCGCGACGACGCCGCCCTGTACGCGATGATCGAACGGCGCCGAACCAACCGACAACCCTTCCTGGACGCTCCGATGCCGGAAGCGTATCGGCGGGTGCTGACCTATGCGGCGGCCGTCGAAGGCGCGGACTTTCGGACGATGGTCACGCCGGCGGAGCGGTTCGAGCTGCGGTGCCTGGTCGCGGCCGCCGACCAGCGGCAACGTGACGACGTGGTCTGCCGGGCCGAACTGGAGGCCTGGGCCGGTGATCGGCATGGCCACCCGGACGGGGTGCCGTTGGCCGCGGCCGGGCCGAGACCTGAATCCCACGACCTCTGGGCGTATCGGGATTTGGGCAACGGCTACGCCCATGTCCGGCCCCCGGACGGGGACTTCGAGGCGGAACCGTTCGTGGTGGTGCTGTCCACCTGGATGGATGGACCGGCCTGCCAGGTCGAGGCCGGTCAGGCCCTGCAACGGGTGTTGTTGACCGCGACTGCACTGGGGCTGAGCGCGTCCTTCCTGTCCCAGCCCATCGAGGTCGCCGAGCAGCGACGGCGTTTGCGTCGGCTGCTGGGCGACGGCCGGTACCCGCAGGCGGTGCTGCGCCTGGGCTTCGGGGCGCCGGTGGCGAAAACCCCGCGGCGGGACGCGACGGACCTGCTGCTGCCGGAACCGGTCGGTGCCGCCCCCTGA
- a CDS encoding slipin family protein yields the protein MTIGYIFLAIAAVAVVLLGSSVRVITQFERGVVFRFGQLRSEIRGPGLALIVPFVDRLQKVNMQIITQPVPAQDGITRDNVTVRVDAVLYYRVVDPGRVAVDVQDYGSAILQVAQASLRSIIGKSELDDLLSNREKLNQGLELMIDNPAVGWGVHIDRVEIKDVALPESMKRSMSRQAEAERERRSRVIIAEGELQASQKLAEAAEVMAEHPAALQLRLLQTVVEVAAEKNSTLVLPFPVELLRFLERATPPDTSSRALSTTESSASASNGKDPDMLDRIWTRT from the coding sequence ATGACAATCGGATACATATTCTTGGCAATTGCGGCGGTGGCCGTGGTGCTCCTGGGGTCGAGCGTTCGCGTGATCACCCAGTTCGAACGAGGCGTCGTGTTCCGCTTCGGACAGCTCCGTTCGGAGATTCGTGGACCGGGGCTGGCCCTGATCGTTCCGTTCGTTGATCGTCTGCAGAAGGTCAACATGCAGATCATCACGCAACCGGTGCCCGCCCAGGACGGCATCACCAGGGACAACGTCACCGTCCGGGTGGACGCGGTCCTGTACTACCGGGTGGTCGACCCGGGACGGGTGGCCGTCGATGTCCAGGACTACGGTTCGGCGATCCTGCAGGTTGCACAGGCCTCGCTCCGCTCGATCATCGGGAAAAGTGAGCTTGACGACCTTCTTTCCAACCGGGAAAAGCTCAACCAGGGGCTGGAGCTGATGATCGACAACCCGGCCGTCGGGTGGGGGGTGCACATCGACCGCGTCGAAATCAAGGACGTCGCGCTGCCCGAGTCGATGAAGCGGTCCATGTCACGGCAGGCGGAAGCCGAACGTGAGCGTCGCTCACGCGTCATCATCGCCGAGGGCGAGCTGCAGGCGTCGCAGAAGCTGGCAGAGGCGGCGGAGGTCATGGCCGAGCATCCCGCCGCGCTCCAGCTGCGGCTGCTGCAAACCGTGGTGGAGGTGGCCGCGGAGAAGAACTCCACCCTGGTTCTGCCGTTCCCGGTTGAGCTGCTCCGCTTCCTTGAACGCGCGACTCCCCCGGACACCAGTAGTCGCGCGCTGAGCACCACGGAATCGTCAGCTTCCGCGAGCAACGGCAAGGACCCAGACATGCTGGATCGAATCTGGACCCGAACGTGA
- a CDS encoding universal stress protein: protein MGVDGSPASVDALRWAAGQADLIGAAVEAVISWEYPSTSGMEFGSLDIDWAENARAALADALDVALGEDAGRVTGTVTRGHPAEVLVAAAQGADLLVVGSRGHVALPGRLLGSVSEHVAARASCPVVVVRHVPDPIALGQRTHHKGREALLGAGFR from the coding sequence GTGGGGGTCGACGGCTCTCCTGCCTCCGTCGATGCGTTGCGCTGGGCGGCCGGGCAGGCCGACCTGATCGGGGCGGCCGTGGAGGCGGTGATCAGTTGGGAGTACCCCAGCACGTCGGGGATGGAGTTCGGGTCCTTGGACATCGACTGGGCCGAGAACGCCCGGGCCGCGCTGGCCGATGCGCTGGATGTCGCGCTGGGTGAGGACGCGGGTCGGGTTACCGGAACGGTGACCCGGGGGCACCCGGCCGAGGTGCTCGTCGCCGCCGCCCAGGGGGCCGACCTTCTCGTCGTTGGATCCCGTGGTCACGTGGCGCTGCCGGGCCGGCTGCTCGGCTCGGTCAGCGAACACGTCGCCGCGCGCGCCTCCTGCCCGGTCGTCGTCGTCCGGCACGTTCCGGATCCGATCGCGCTCGGGCAGCGCACGCACCACAAGGGTCGGGAGGCCCTGCTGGGGGCGGGTTTCCGATGA
- a CDS encoding aconitate hydratase, whose translation MGRNVAQKLIATHLVSGEMTPGREVGIRIDQTLTQDATGTMVMLELEALGLDRARTEVSVQYVDHNLLQTDSKNAEDHAFLRSACQRFGLWYSKAGNGVSHPTHMQRFGIPGKTMVGSDSHTPAAGSLGMLAIGLGGIEVATAIAGEPVYLRMPQIWGVRLTGALPAWVSAKDVILEMLRRHGVKGGVNRIIEYHGPGLARLTAMDRHVIANMGAELGATTTVFPADDQVRTFLRAERREDDFVELVADDDATYDIAETIDLSTLEPLIALPSSPGNVHPVHEVAGRDVQQVVVGSSANPGLRDFAVVAAIVRGRQTHPGVSFDINPTSRQILQDLTKMGGTLDLIAAGARLHQSGCMGCIGMGQAPAVGGNSLRTFPRNFPGRSGTTDDSVYLCSPETAAAAALTGRITDPRDLPGLLGIDYPRIELPSRSSVNTAMLEPPLPAPRAGQIVLVKGPNISSLPDFGPLPSRIEAPVALKVGDDVSTDEILPAGARVLPYRSNIPRLAEFTFGQLDDSYSHRVLAGRDGSGHLVVAGANYGQGSSREHAVIAPRYLGLRAVLAVSFARIHWQNLANFGVLALEFTDPDDYRSIEQGDVLILEDLRTTLRRGSAVVQIHNATRGRDYITSHRLSGRQVGMVLAGGLLPAIRQRPEGSN comes from the coding sequence ATGGGACGCAACGTCGCCCAGAAGCTGATCGCCACCCATCTGGTGTCCGGGGAGATGACCCCCGGACGGGAGGTCGGGATCCGGATCGACCAGACCCTCACCCAGGACGCCACCGGCACCATGGTGATGCTGGAGCTGGAAGCCCTCGGGCTCGACCGGGCCCGCACCGAGGTTTCCGTGCAGTACGTCGACCACAACCTGCTACAGACCGACAGCAAGAACGCCGAGGACCACGCCTTCCTGCGGTCGGCCTGCCAACGGTTCGGGCTGTGGTACTCCAAGGCCGGCAACGGGGTTTCGCACCCCACCCACATGCAGCGATTCGGGATCCCGGGGAAGACGATGGTCGGCTCGGACAGTCACACCCCGGCCGCCGGCTCGCTGGGCATGCTGGCGATCGGGCTCGGCGGCATCGAGGTGGCCACGGCCATCGCCGGTGAACCGGTCTACCTGCGGATGCCGCAGATCTGGGGTGTCCGGCTGACCGGTGCGCTGCCGGCCTGGGTGAGCGCGAAGGACGTCATCCTGGAGATGCTCCGCCGACACGGCGTCAAGGGCGGCGTGAACCGGATCATCGAGTATCACGGTCCGGGGCTGGCCCGGCTGACCGCGATGGACCGACATGTCATCGCGAACATGGGCGCGGAACTCGGCGCCACCACCACGGTGTTCCCGGCGGACGACCAGGTCCGGACGTTCCTGCGGGCGGAGCGGCGGGAGGACGACTTCGTCGAGCTGGTCGCCGACGACGACGCCACGTATGACATCGCCGAGACCATCGATCTTTCCACCCTGGAACCGTTGATCGCACTGCCCAGTTCACCGGGCAACGTGCACCCCGTGCACGAGGTGGCCGGCCGGGATGTGCAGCAGGTCGTGGTCGGGTCGTCGGCCAACCCGGGGCTGCGCGACTTCGCCGTCGTCGCCGCAATCGTGCGCGGCCGGCAGACCCACCCCGGGGTGTCCTTCGATATCAACCCGACCTCCCGGCAGATCCTGCAGGATCTCACGAAGATGGGCGGCACCCTCGACCTGATCGCGGCGGGGGCCAGGCTGCACCAATCCGGCTGCATGGGCTGCATCGGGATGGGTCAGGCCCCCGCGGTCGGCGGTAACAGCCTGCGGACCTTCCCCCGCAACTTTCCGGGGCGATCCGGAACCACCGACGACTCCGTCTATCTGTGTTCCCCGGAAACCGCGGCGGCGGCCGCGCTGACCGGCCGGATCACCGATCCCCGTGACTTGCCGGGGTTGCTCGGAATCGACTACCCGCGGATCGAGCTGCCGAGCCGGTCCAGCGTGAACACCGCCATGCTCGAACCACCTCTGCCGGCCCCGCGGGCCGGTCAGATCGTGCTGGTGAAAGGGCCGAACATCTCCTCGCTACCCGATTTCGGTCCGTTGCCGAGTCGGATCGAGGCGCCGGTCGCGCTCAAGGTCGGCGATGACGTGTCCACCGACGAAATCCTGCCGGCCGGCGCCCGGGTGCTGCCGTATCGCAGCAACATCCCCAGGCTGGCCGAATTCACCTTCGGGCAGCTCGATGACAGCTACTCGCACCGGGTGCTGGCCGGCCGGGACGGCAGCGGACACCTTGTGGTCGCCGGCGCGAACTACGGGCAGGGCTCGTCCCGGGAACACGCGGTGATCGCCCCCCGCTATCTCGGTCTGCGGGCCGTCCTGGCGGTGTCGTTCGCTCGAATTCATTGGCAGAACCTGGCGAATTTCGGGGTCCTGGCCCTGGAGTTCACCGACCCGGACGACTACCGGAGCATCGAGCAGGGCGACGTGCTGATCCTGGAGGATCTGCGGACCACGCTGCGCAGGGGCTCCGCGGTCGTCCAGATCCACAATGCCACCCGCGGACGGGACTACATCACCAGTCATCGGCTGTCGGGTCGGCAGGTCGGCATGGTCCTGGCCGGTGGGCTCCTGCCCGCGATACGACAGCGTCCGGAAGGGTCGAACTAG
- a CDS encoding helix-turn-helix transcriptional regulator translates to MAAQDFADRVTGLAALADPVRRELYLFVAAQSEPVSRDRAAEGVAVPRHTAKFHLDKLVEQGLLDTEFQRLSGRRGPGAGRPTKLYRRSGRELSVTLPERRYDLAGQLFAQAIDDSTRAGAPVLDAVHTAAAEYGRTLGTQARQALGPRPGPAQRAAAVCAVLAAHGYEPRRVDSSVILVNCPFDALARDHTDLVCGMNLALLGAVADRVGDGTLTARLDPADDRCCVVLNTP, encoded by the coding sequence ATGGCTGCGCAAGATTTTGCTGATCGAGTGACCGGTCTGGCGGCCCTGGCCGACCCGGTCCGCCGTGAGCTGTACCTGTTCGTGGCCGCCCAATCCGAACCGGTCAGCCGAGACCGGGCCGCCGAAGGCGTCGCCGTCCCACGGCACACGGCGAAATTTCACCTGGACAAACTGGTCGAGCAGGGTCTGCTGGACACCGAGTTCCAACGACTGTCCGGCCGGCGGGGCCCCGGCGCCGGACGACCCACCAAGCTGTACCGGCGGTCCGGCCGGGAACTGTCGGTGACCCTGCCCGAACGCCGGTACGACCTCGCCGGGCAGCTGTTCGCCCAGGCCATCGACGACTCCACCCGGGCCGGCGCACCGGTGCTGGACGCGGTGCACACCGCCGCCGCCGAGTACGGCCGGACCCTCGGGACCCAGGCGCGGCAGGCTCTGGGCCCACGACCCGGGCCAGCACAACGGGCCGCCGCGGTGTGCGCCGTCCTGGCCGCGCACGGATACGAACCCCGACGTGTGGACTCGAGTGTCATCCTGGTCAACTGTCCGTTCGACGCGTTGGCTCGAGACCACACCGACCTGGTCTGCGGGATGAACCTCGCCCTGCTCGGCGCGGTCGCCGACCGGGTCGGTGACGGGACACTGACGGCCCGGCTGGACCCGGCAGACGACCGCTGCTGCGTCGTGCTGAACACCCCGTGA
- a CDS encoding cupin domain-containing protein, with translation MLKSSLTALARHQLAIATSVSSGRSASTVFGGHENVLRQTMIALVAGNKLSEHENPGEATVHVLQGRVRLASAGEAWEGSPGDLLIVPDRRHDLVALEDAVVLLTVAKRK, from the coding sequence ATGCTCAAATCCTCCCTGACCGCCCTCGCCCGCCACCAGCTCGCGATCGCGACATCGGTCTCCAGCGGGCGCAGCGCGTCCACGGTCTTTGGCGGACACGAGAACGTGCTGCGGCAAACCATGATCGCACTCGTCGCCGGAAACAAGCTCAGCGAGCACGAGAACCCAGGCGAGGCAACAGTGCACGTCCTGCAAGGTCGGGTCCGACTCGCCTCCGCGGGTGAAGCCTGGGAGGGCTCGCCGGGGGATCTGCTCATCGTTCCCGACCGCCGCCACGACCTGGTAGCACTCGAAGACGCCGTGGTCTTGTTGACCGTTGCCAAGCGCAAGTAG
- a CDS encoding DUF3040 domain-containing protein, translating into MLSDHEREAWRELERQFTAGEPDPGVPSSPGRASRGQSGVLGSLLIMTVLFLAVIELMAGSLPGALMFGSVGWLIRWVGLPSRDDSPPP; encoded by the coding sequence GTGCTCAGCGATCACGAGCGGGAGGCGTGGCGCGAACTCGAGCGCCAGTTCACTGCCGGCGAACCGGATCCCGGTGTGCCCTCCTCTCCTGGCCGCGCGAGTCGTGGGCAGTCAGGGGTTCTCGGCTCGTTACTGATCATGACTGTGCTTTTCCTCGCGGTGATCGAGTTGATGGCCGGTTCGCTCCCTGGTGCGCTCATGTTCGGCTCCGTGGGCTGGCTGATCCGGTGGGTTGGGTTGCCCTCCCGTGACGACTCGCCGCCGCCGTGA
- a CDS encoding Acg family FMN-binding oxidoreductase — protein sequence MKAALGLSESATRRVVAAAGQAPSLFNTQPWRFRLAPDRIEIHPDRGRRLIAHDPDDRELRIACGAALFNLRLALHAHGVTPVVTIQPGETPDALAVIRPGPVTVQSRDDAALYAMIERRRTNRQPFLDAGVPASDRRLLIRAAADEHTVLHAIDHAERTGLRSIVAAADRRQRDDPACRAELQAWTGFGHRRPDGVPLSAAGPRPEPHDPWAYRDLGRRFSGVRVSDSPSRAEPFVVVLATVSDRPAEQIQAGQALQRVLLNATSLGLTASFLSQPIEVTENRRQLRQLLPCRLHPQTVLRLGFSSPVTTSTPRRDPADLIARTSLSSPGR from the coding sequence ATGAAGGCGGCGTTGGGATTGTCGGAATCGGCGACGCGACGGGTGGTGGCGGCAGCGGGCCAGGCACCGTCGCTGTTCAACACCCAGCCGTGGCGGTTCCGGCTCGCCCCCGACCGCATCGAGATCCACCCCGACCGGGGTCGCCGGCTGATCGCCCACGACCCCGACGACCGGGAACTACGGATCGCCTGCGGCGCCGCGCTGTTCAACCTCCGGTTGGCCCTGCACGCGCACGGCGTGACCCCGGTGGTGACCATCCAACCCGGCGAGACCCCGGACGCCCTGGCCGTCATCCGGCCCGGCCCGGTGACCGTGCAATCCCGCGACGACGCCGCCCTGTACGCGATGATCGAACGGCGCCGAACCAACCGACAACCCTTCCTGGACGCCGGCGTTCCGGCCAGTGATCGGCGTCTGCTGATCCGGGCGGCCGCCGACGAGCACACGGTGTTGCACGCCATCGATCACGCAGAACGGACCGGACTCCGGAGCATCGTCGCCGCGGCCGACCGGCGACAACGTGACGACCCGGCCTGCCGGGCCGAACTGCAGGCCTGGACCGGGTTCGGGCACCGCCGGCCGGACGGAGTGCCGCTGTCCGCGGCCGGACCCAGACCCGAACCCCACGACCCGTGGGCGTACCGGGACCTCGGACGCAGGTTCTCCGGGGTTCGGGTCAGTGACAGTCCGTCCAGAGCCGAACCATTCGTCGTCGTTCTGGCCACCGTCAGCGACCGGCCTGCCGAGCAGATACAGGCTGGACAGGCGCTACAGCGGGTGCTTTTGAACGCGACCTCGCTCGGGCTCACCGCGTCCTTCCTGTCCCAGCCCATCGAGGTCACCGAGAACCGCCGGCAACTGCGCCAGCTCCTACCGTGCCGGTTGCACCCGCAGACCGTTCTGCGTCTGGGGTTCAGCTCGCCTGTCACGACGTCAACGCCACGACGCGATCCGGCAGACCTCATCGCACGGACTTCGCTGAGCAGTCCTGGCAGGTGA
- a CDS encoding DUF3040 domain-containing protein, producing MKLSHHEQRILDEIQQRVQAEDPEFFASMAGSRRRRGRSGWGSVIFIFGLVAFMAGAVLAQASPGWGVVTSLIGFLAMCWGVWLLCSGVRAVPQQGLESALRRRLGRLWDRMQDPPPTGMSP from the coding sequence ATGAAACTATCCCACCACGAACAGCGGATACTCGATGAGATCCAGCAGCGAGTGCAGGCCGAAGACCCGGAGTTCTTCGCCAGCATGGCGGGTTCCCGGCGCCGCCGCGGCCGGTCCGGGTGGGGTTCGGTGATCTTCATATTCGGCCTGGTCGCCTTCATGGCCGGCGCGGTCCTGGCCCAGGCGTCGCCCGGGTGGGGTGTCGTCACGAGCCTGATCGGCTTCTTGGCCATGTGCTGGGGGGTGTGGCTGCTGTGCTCAGGCGTCCGAGCCGTCCCTCAGCAGGGGTTGGAAAGCGCGCTGCGTCGACGGCTCGGCCGGCTCTGGGACAGAATGCAGGACCCGCCGCCAACCGGGATGTCACCGTGA